In the Bradyrhizobium guangzhouense genome, one interval contains:
- a CDS encoding NAD-dependent succinate-semialdehyde dehydrogenase, with amino-acid sequence MTPTAAARAQQSTANLRDRLKDPSLLKEACYIDGAWVGTPVFAVNNPATGVEIAKVPQLGADDTTKAVEAAQRAFPAWAKHTAKQRSNILRKWFELIIANREDLALILTSEQGKPLSEALGEVDIGAAYIEFFAEEARRVYGETIPTQRPDARLLAIKQPIGVCGAITPWNFPNSMITRKVSPALAAGCTVVLKPANETPLSALALAVLAEKAGIPKGVLNIITGDAPPIGKVLCEHPAVRFVGFTGSTAVGKILYQQASVGVKRLGLELGGNAPFVVFDDADIDAAVEGAIVSKYRNMGQTCVCANRLYAQDKIYDEFVKKLSAKVAAMKIGDGTESGVTQGPLINMKAVDKVERHIADAVKRGAKVVTGGKRSELGRSFFEPTVLADVKPDSLVSQEETFGPLAPVIRFKDEADVIAMCNASPFGLASYFYSRDIGRVWRVAEALESGMVGVNTGLITTEVAPFGGVKESGLGREGSRHGMEEYVEIKYVMMAGV; translated from the coding sequence ATGACCCCGACCGCCGCAGCACGCGCCCAGCAATCCACCGCCAACCTGCGCGACCGATTGAAGGACCCGTCGCTGCTGAAGGAGGCCTGCTACATCGACGGCGCCTGGGTCGGCACGCCGGTGTTTGCCGTGAACAATCCCGCGACCGGTGTCGAGATCGCAAAAGTCCCGCAGCTTGGCGCCGACGATACCACCAAGGCCGTCGAAGCCGCCCAGCGCGCGTTTCCGGCCTGGGCCAAGCACACTGCCAAGCAGCGCTCCAACATTTTGCGCAAATGGTTCGAGCTGATCATCGCCAACCGCGAGGACCTCGCGTTGATCCTGACCTCCGAGCAGGGCAAGCCGCTGTCGGAAGCGCTCGGCGAGGTCGATATCGGCGCCGCCTATATCGAGTTCTTCGCGGAGGAAGCCCGCCGCGTCTATGGCGAGACCATCCCGACGCAGCGGCCCGATGCGCGGCTGCTCGCGATCAAGCAGCCGATCGGCGTTTGCGGGGCCATCACGCCGTGGAACTTCCCGAACTCGATGATCACCCGAAAAGTCTCGCCGGCACTGGCCGCAGGCTGCACCGTGGTGCTCAAGCCCGCCAACGAGACGCCGCTGTCGGCACTGGCGCTCGCAGTGCTCGCCGAAAAGGCCGGCATCCCCAAGGGCGTGCTCAACATCATCACCGGTGATGCGCCCCCGATCGGCAAGGTGCTGTGCGAGCATCCGGCGGTACGCTTCGTGGGCTTCACCGGCTCGACCGCGGTCGGCAAGATCCTCTACCAGCAAGCCTCCGTCGGCGTGAAGCGGCTCGGCCTCGAGCTTGGCGGTAACGCGCCGTTCGTGGTGTTCGACGACGCCGATATCGATGCGGCGGTCGAAGGCGCGATCGTCTCGAAATACCGCAACATGGGCCAGACCTGCGTCTGCGCCAACCGCCTCTACGCACAGGACAAGATCTACGACGAGTTCGTCAAGAAGCTGTCGGCCAAGGTCGCGGCGATGAAGATCGGCGACGGCACCGAAAGCGGCGTAACGCAGGGCCCGCTCATCAACATGAAGGCGGTCGACAAGGTCGAGCGTCACATCGCCGATGCCGTCAAGCGTGGCGCCAAGGTGGTGACCGGCGGCAAGCGCAGCGAGCTCGGCCGTTCCTTCTTCGAGCCGACCGTGCTCGCCGATGTGAAGCCGGACTCGCTGGTTTCGCAGGAGGAAACTTTCGGCCCGCTCGCGCCTGTCATCCGCTTCAAGGACGAGGCCGACGTCATCGCGATGTGCAATGCCTCGCCGTTCGGCCTCGCCTCCTATTTCTATTCCCGCGATATCGGCCGCGTCTGGCGCGTCGCCGAGGCGCTGGAGTCGGGCATGGTCGGCGTCAACACCGGCCTCATCACGACTGAGGTCGCACCGTTCGGCGGCGTCAAGGAAAGCGGCCTGGGCCGTGAAGGCTCGCGTCACGGCATGGAAGAATATGTCGAGATCAAATACGTGATGATGGCGGGGGTGTGA
- a CDS encoding serine hydrolase domain-containing protein: MQSKAQIDEILRKTSDAKEIPGVVAIAASGGDILYQGAFGKRDLSKPDAMTTDSVFWIASMTKAVTAAGAMQLVEQGKLSLDAPIGGVLPDLANPQVLEGFDAKGEPKLRPAKGAITLRQLMTHTAGFCYDMWNGEFGRYMEKTGTPGIITCQNAALKTPVMTDPGTRWEYGTNIDFVGKAVEAVSGKRLDAYLRDNLFAPLGMSDTGFKISDDMRKRLVGMHARGEDGQLAAMPFELEQNPEFHMGGGGLYSTAGDYIKFTQMILNKGRGNGNQVLRPETIAMMGQNQMGDLNMTKMTTAAPPYTNDVDLYPDQAKKWGLSFMINTAKTAEGRSAGSLAWAGLANTYYWIDPARDVTGVILMQLLPFADAKCLQAFAGFERGVYAGLDAGSGQKAA, encoded by the coding sequence ATGCAAAGCAAAGCCCAGATCGACGAGATTCTGCGCAAGACCAGCGATGCCAAGGAGATTCCCGGCGTTGTTGCGATCGCCGCCAGCGGCGGCGACATTCTGTATCAGGGCGCGTTCGGCAAGCGCGATCTGTCCAAGCCCGATGCGATGACCACCGACAGCGTGTTCTGGATCGCCTCGATGACGAAGGCGGTGACTGCAGCGGGCGCGATGCAACTGGTCGAGCAGGGCAAGCTGTCGCTCGATGCACCGATCGGCGGCGTGCTGCCCGACCTCGCCAATCCGCAAGTGCTGGAAGGCTTCGACGCCAAGGGCGAGCCGAAACTACGGCCCGCGAAGGGCGCGATCACGCTGCGTCAACTCATGACCCACACTGCCGGCTTCTGCTACGACATGTGGAACGGCGAATTCGGGCGCTACATGGAGAAAACAGGCACGCCGGGGATCATCACCTGCCAGAACGCTGCACTGAAGACGCCCGTGATGACCGATCCCGGCACGCGCTGGGAATACGGTACCAACATCGACTTCGTCGGCAAGGCGGTGGAAGCCGTCAGCGGCAAGCGGCTCGACGCCTACTTGCGCGACAATCTGTTTGCGCCACTCGGCATGAGCGACACCGGCTTCAAGATCAGCGACGACATGCGCAAGCGTCTCGTCGGCATGCATGCCCGCGGCGAAGACGGCCAGCTTGCCGCGATGCCGTTCGAGCTCGAGCAGAATCCGGAATTCCACATGGGTGGCGGCGGCCTCTACTCGACCGCGGGCGACTACATCAAATTCACCCAGATGATCCTCAACAAGGGCCGCGGCAACGGCAACCAGGTGCTCAGGCCAGAAACGATCGCCATGATGGGGCAGAACCAGATGGGCGATCTCAACATGACCAAGATGACGACCGCGGCGCCACCTTACACCAACGACGTCGATCTCTATCCGGACCAGGCGAAGAAATGGGGCCTCAGCTTCATGATCAACACCGCCAAGACCGCGGAGGGGCGGAGCGCCGGCAGCCTCGCCTGGGCGGGCCTCGCCAACACTTACTACTGGATCGACCCGGCCCGCGACGTCACGGGCGTCATCCTCATGCAGCTGTTGCCGTTTGCGGATGCGAAATGCCTGCAGGCCTTCGCGGGATTCGAGCGCGGCGTCTATGCCGGGCTCGATGCCGGCAGCGGGCAGAAGGCGGCGTAA
- a CDS encoding AMP-binding protein, with protein sequence MANDLAGKADSYVCGISDTPLLGDTIGRSLDHAVRRWGTSEALVSPSHGVRWSWTEFAERVDALAAGFLALGLERGERIGIWSLNRPEWTLTQFAAAKAGLILVTINPAYRLSELEFALKKVGCAAIVTATAFKTSQYMDMLNTLLPELSSARPGQLRAARLPALRIVIQIGGPSVPGTIPFEEVARMGKAEHREQLAALGAALQFDDPVNIQFTSGTTGLPKGVTLTHHNILNNGYFTGRAMRLTEADRICIPVPLYHCFGMVMGNLASVTLGATMVYPGEGFDPLATLRAIEQEKCTTLYGVPTMFIAELDHPEFKTFNLKSLRTGIMAGAPCPIEVMKRVNTEMNMREVTIAYGMTETSPVSFQSATDDPLERRVSTVGRIHPHVEVKVVDLEGKIVKRGERGELCTRGYSVMLGYWEEKEKTGDVLDAAGWMHTGDLATIDDEGYCNIVGRIKDLVIRGGENLYPREIEEFLYRHPKIQDVQIFGVADTRYGEELCAWIRVRSGETLTAEEVRAFCDGQIAHNKIPRYVEFVDEFPMTVTGKIQKFVMRDTVEQRLGLKAAKTA encoded by the coding sequence TTGGCGAACGATCTTGCAGGCAAGGCCGACAGCTATGTATGCGGCATCTCGGATACGCCGCTGCTCGGCGACACTATCGGCCGCAGCCTCGATCACGCGGTGCGGCGCTGGGGTACCAGCGAGGCGCTGGTCTCGCCCAGCCACGGTGTGCGATGGAGCTGGACCGAATTCGCCGAGCGCGTCGATGCGCTGGCTGCCGGTTTTCTCGCGCTTGGTCTCGAACGCGGTGAGCGGATCGGCATCTGGTCGCTGAACCGGCCGGAATGGACGCTGACCCAGTTTGCCGCCGCCAAGGCCGGCCTGATCCTGGTGACGATCAATCCCGCCTATCGGCTCAGCGAGCTCGAGTTCGCGCTGAAGAAAGTCGGCTGCGCCGCGATCGTCACCGCGACGGCGTTCAAGACCAGCCAATACATGGACATGCTCAACACGCTACTGCCGGAGCTTTCGAGCGCGAGGCCCGGCCAGCTGCGCGCGGCGCGGCTGCCGGCCTTGCGGATCGTGATCCAGATCGGCGGTCCCTCGGTGCCGGGCACGATCCCCTTCGAGGAAGTCGCGCGCATGGGCAAAGCGGAGCATCGCGAGCAGCTTGCCGCGCTCGGCGCGGCACTGCAGTTCGACGATCCCGTCAACATCCAGTTCACCAGCGGCACGACCGGCTTACCCAAGGGGGTGACGCTGACGCACCACAACATCCTCAATAACGGCTATTTCACGGGACGCGCGATGCGCCTGACGGAAGCGGATCGCATCTGCATTCCCGTGCCGCTCTACCATTGCTTCGGCATGGTGATGGGCAACCTCGCCTCCGTCACGCTGGGGGCGACCATGGTCTATCCCGGCGAGGGCTTCGATCCGCTGGCGACACTGCGCGCGATCGAGCAGGAGAAATGCACGACGCTGTACGGCGTGCCGACCATGTTCATCGCCGAGCTCGATCACCCAGAATTCAAGACGTTCAATCTGAAATCGTTGCGCACCGGCATCATGGCCGGCGCGCCCTGCCCGATCGAGGTGATGAAGCGCGTCAACACCGAGATGAACATGCGCGAGGTCACCATCGCCTATGGCATGACCGAGACCAGCCCGGTCAGCTTCCAGAGTGCGACGGACGACCCGCTGGAGCGGCGCGTCTCCACCGTCGGGCGGATCCATCCGCATGTCGAGGTGAAGGTCGTCGATCTCGAAGGCAAGATCGTCAAGCGCGGCGAACGCGGCGAGCTCTGCACCCGCGGCTACAGCGTCATGCTGGGCTATTGGGAGGAGAAGGAAAAGACCGGCGACGTGCTCGACGCCGCCGGCTGGATGCACACCGGCGATCTCGCCACCATCGACGACGAGGGCTATTGCAACATCGTCGGCCGCATCAAGGATCTGGTGATCCGCGGCGGCGAGAACCTCTATCCGCGCGAGATCGAGGAATTCTTGTACCGCCATCCCAAGATCCAGGACGTGCAGATCTTCGGCGTCGCCGACACCCGCTATGGCGAGGAGCTCTGCGCCTGGATCCGAGTCAGATCAGGCGAGACGCTCACGGCAGAGGAGGTCCGCGCCTTCTGCGACGGCCAGATCGCCCACAACAAGATCCCGCGCTACGTCGAGTTCGTCGACGAATTCCCGATGACCGTGACCGGCAAGATCCAGAAATTCGTGATGCGGGACACCGTGGAGCAGCGGCTGGGGCTGAAGGCTGCGAAGACGGCGTGA
- a CDS encoding adenosine kinase → MADVKYDVLGIGNALFDVLVRTDEAFLVKHGMTKGSMSLIDEARAAAIYADMGPATEVSGGSAANTIVGIGSLGARAAYVGKVKDDQIGKLYVHDIRAAGVAFNTPPAKDGPATGCSYILVTGDGERTMNTYLGAAQDLSPADIDPAEIAAAKIVYLEGYLWDPPGAKEAFLKASKIAHEAGRKVALTLSDSFCVGRYRDEFLGLMRNGTADIVFANESELHSLYETSDFDTALKLLRSDVKLGVVTRSEKGCVVVTPTDAVAAPASPITQLVDTTGAGDLFAAGFLYGLSRDLSHKQCGELGALAAAEVIQHIGARPQVSLKELAQQRGLTV, encoded by the coding sequence ATGGCTGACGTGAAATATGACGTTCTCGGCATCGGCAATGCGCTGTTCGACGTGCTGGTCCGGACCGACGAGGCCTTTTTGGTCAAGCACGGCATGACCAAGGGCAGCATGTCGCTGATCGACGAGGCGCGGGCCGCGGCCATCTACGCCGACATGGGCCCGGCGACGGAAGTCTCGGGGGGATCTGCCGCCAACACCATCGTCGGCATCGGCAGCCTGGGCGCGCGCGCCGCCTATGTCGGCAAGGTCAAGGACGACCAGATCGGCAAGCTCTATGTCCACGACATCCGCGCCGCCGGCGTTGCCTTCAACACGCCACCCGCGAAGGACGGTCCCGCCACCGGCTGCTCCTACATCCTGGTCACCGGCGACGGCGAGCGCACCATGAACACCTATCTCGGCGCGGCGCAGGATCTGTCGCCTGCCGATATCGATCCGGCCGAGATCGCGGCAGCCAAGATCGTCTATCTCGAAGGCTATCTCTGGGATCCGCCGGGCGCCAAGGAAGCCTTCCTCAAGGCTTCCAAGATTGCCCACGAAGCCGGCCGCAAGGTGGCGCTGACGCTGTCGGATTCCTTCTGCGTCGGCCGCTATCGCGACGAGTTTCTGGGGCTGATGCGCAACGGCACCGCCGACATCGTGTTCGCCAACGAGTCCGAGCTGCACTCGCTCTACGAGACCTCCGATTTCGACACCGCGCTGAAGCTTCTGCGCAGCGACGTCAAGCTCGGCGTGGTCACTCGCAGCGAGAAGGGTTGCGTCGTGGTGACGCCGACGGATGCGGTTGCCGCACCGGCCTCGCCGATCACGCAGCTGGTCGACACCACCGGCGCCGGCGACCTCTTCGCGGCCGGCTTCCTCTACGGCCTCTCACGCGACCTCTCGCACAAGCAGTGCGGCGAGCTAGGCGCGCTTGCCGCCGCCGAGGTCATCCAGCACATCGGCGCGCGCCCCCAGGTGTCGCTGAAGGAGCTGGCCCAGCAGCGCGGGCTGACGGTTTAA
- the murJ gene encoding murein biosynthesis integral membrane protein MurJ: MIRSFLTVSTGTLASRLLGFARDSLIAALLGTGTVADAFLAAFQLVNVVRRLLSEGALNAALIPAWLRVRERDGERAASAFAGRVLGTVSASLIVISIGIALTMPLIIMIIAPGFAGSATLDLAVQNARLMLPYLAFAGPVTVLMGLLNAQGRFALTAFSPLLFNIALIAAIGALLLWHADAALSAWMLAATVGIAGLLQLVMLGSQRSARLATPLRASFDREMRGFFAKAIPGMIASSGPQWLMVAGAIIASATPSAVSWLYFANRLIELPLGIVGVAMGTVLVPEMTRAVGSGDRVAVAHAESRALELATGLALPATLGLAILAGPIVRLLFEHGAFSAQDSAATAHALTWLALGLPAHVLIKALSPAFFARSDTMTPLLATAKGFVVAVGLAVLLGHFFGASGIAASIAAGAWSSAVSLLRKGTSEFGFSVDAAARRRLPRIVLAAAAMGALLWLTTGLMPAEAHGLIRFIVLGLQIAAGIAVYGVLLQILGAASWREAAAALKRPG, encoded by the coding sequence ATGATCCGCTCCTTCCTGACCGTCTCCACGGGAACACTGGCCTCGCGCCTGCTCGGCTTTGCCCGCGATTCCCTGATCGCGGCGCTGCTCGGCACCGGCACTGTCGCGGATGCGTTTCTGGCGGCTTTCCAGCTCGTCAACGTGGTGCGGCGGCTGCTCAGCGAAGGGGCACTCAATGCCGCCCTGATCCCGGCCTGGCTGCGCGTCCGTGAGCGCGATGGCGAACGGGCCGCCTCCGCCTTTGCCGGGCGCGTGCTTGGCACGGTCAGCGCATCCCTGATCGTGATTTCGATCGGCATTGCGCTGACGATGCCGCTGATCATCATGATCATCGCACCAGGCTTCGCCGGCAGCGCCACGCTCGATCTCGCCGTCCAGAACGCGCGGCTGATGCTGCCCTATCTCGCCTTTGCCGGTCCGGTCACGGTGTTGATGGGGCTATTGAACGCGCAGGGGCGCTTTGCGCTCACGGCGTTCTCGCCGCTGCTGTTCAACATCGCGCTGATTGCCGCCATCGGCGCGCTGCTGCTGTGGCACGCCGATGCCGCTCTCTCCGCATGGATGCTGGCGGCGACCGTCGGCATTGCCGGCCTGCTGCAGCTGGTGATGCTGGGCTCGCAGCGAAGCGCGCGCCTGGCGACGCCGTTGCGCGCAAGCTTCGACAGGGAGATGCGCGGCTTCTTCGCCAAAGCCATTCCCGGCATGATCGCAAGCTCGGGCCCGCAATGGCTGATGGTCGCGGGCGCCATCATCGCCTCCGCGACACCATCGGCGGTGTCCTGGCTGTATTTCGCCAACCGCCTGATCGAGCTGCCGCTCGGCATCGTCGGCGTCGCCATGGGCACGGTGCTGGTGCCGGAAATGACGCGCGCGGTGGGCAGCGGCGACCGTGTCGCGGTGGCGCACGCCGAATCGCGCGCGCTGGAACTGGCGACTGGGCTGGCGCTGCCAGCCACGCTGGGCCTTGCCATTCTGGCAGGACCGATCGTGCGGCTGCTGTTCGAGCACGGCGCCTTCAGCGCGCAGGACAGCGCCGCAACGGCACACGCGTTGACGTGGCTGGCATTGGGATTGCCGGCGCATGTGCTGATCAAGGCGCTGTCGCCAGCCTTCTTTGCCCGTAGCGACACGATGACGCCGCTGCTCGCTACGGCCAAAGGCTTTGTGGTCGCGGTCGGCCTTGCGGTCCTGCTCGGACATTTCTTCGGCGCAAGCGGGATCGCCGCGAGCATCGCGGCTGGCGCCTGGAGCAGCGCCGTCTCGCTGCTCCGGAAAGGCACCAGCGAATTCGGCTTCTCGGTCGATGCCGCCGCCCGCAGGCGGCTGCCGCGGATCGTGCTCGCTGCCGCCGCCATGGGTGCCCTGCTCTGGCTGACCACGGGTCTGATGCCGGCTGAGGCCCATGGCCTCATTCGCTTCATTGTGCTTGGCCTGCAGATCGCCGCCGGGATCGCCGTCTACGGCGTGCTCCTGCAAATCCTCGGCGCGGCCTCCTGGCGCGAGGCGGCCGCCGCCCTGAAGCGGCCCGGCTGA
- the trpS gene encoding tryptophan--tRNA ligase: protein MPFVERVFSGVQPTGNLHLGNYLGAIVNFVKMQQTHNCIYCVVDMHAITQGVDVWGGPTELARVTREVTAAFIAAGIDPKKHIVFNQSQVSGHAELTWIFNCVARLGWLNRMTQFKEKAGKDRENVSVGLYDYPVLMAADILLYRATHVPVGEDQKQHLELSRDIAQKFNNDFGDSIRAQGTNDGLFFPLPEPFITGPATRVMSLRDGTKKMSKSDPSDNSRINLTDDADTIAQKIRKAKTDPEPLPSEEKGLEARPEADNLVGIFAALSDRSKADVLREFGGGQFSSFKNALAELCVTKLAPIAGEMKRLVADPGHIDAILNDGSDRARAIAEETMNLSKDIVGFIRRR from the coding sequence ATGCCATTCGTTGAACGGGTTTTTTCGGGCGTCCAGCCGACGGGCAATCTGCACCTCGGCAACTATCTCGGCGCGATCGTCAACTTCGTGAAGATGCAGCAAACCCACAACTGCATCTATTGCGTCGTCGACATGCATGCGATCACGCAAGGGGTGGACGTCTGGGGCGGGCCGACCGAGCTCGCGCGCGTCACCCGCGAGGTAACCGCGGCGTTCATCGCCGCCGGCATCGATCCGAAGAAGCACATCGTGTTCAACCAGAGCCAGGTCTCCGGCCACGCCGAACTCACCTGGATTTTCAACTGTGTCGCGCGCCTGGGCTGGCTGAACCGCATGACCCAGTTCAAGGAGAAGGCCGGCAAGGATCGCGAGAACGTCTCCGTTGGGCTCTACGACTATCCCGTGCTGATGGCCGCCGACATCCTGCTCTACCGGGCCACCCATGTTCCCGTCGGCGAGGACCAGAAGCAGCATCTCGAGCTCTCGCGCGACATCGCCCAGAAGTTCAACAATGATTTCGGCGATTCCATTCGCGCCCAGGGCACCAATGACGGCTTGTTCTTCCCGCTGCCGGAACCCTTCATCACCGGCCCGGCAACGCGCGTGATGAGCTTGCGCGACGGCACCAAGAAGATGTCGAAGTCGGATCCGTCGGACAATTCGCGCATCAACCTGACCGACGATGCCGACACCATCGCGCAGAAGATCCGCAAGGCGAAGACCGATCCGGAGCCGCTGCCGAGTGAAGAGAAAGGCCTGGAAGCGCGGCCCGAGGCCGACAATCTGGTCGGCATTTTCGCAGCCCTGTCCGACCGCTCCAAGGCCGACGTGCTGCGCGAATTCGGCGGCGGCCAGTTCTCCAGCTTCAAGAACGCGCTGGCTGAGCTGTGCGTGACAAAGCTTGCACCGATCGCCGGCGAGATGAAGCGCCTGGTTGCGGACCCCGGTCACATCGACGCCATCCTGAACGATGGTTCCGACCGGGCTCGCGCGATCGCCGAGGAGACCATGAATCTCTCCAAGGACATTGTCGGCTTCATCCGCCGGCGCTGA
- a CDS encoding NifU family protein, translating to MFIQTEATPNPATLKFIPGRVVSDGNPMEFASREAATRSPLAEKLFEVPGVTGVFYGSDFITVTKANGEWQQLKPAILGAIMEHYMSGAPLLAGGDAQGDIDLDDEDEFFDEADAETVDMIKDLIETRVRPAVANDGGDITFRGFKDGIVYLNMKGACSGCPSSTATLQHGIQNLLKHFVPDVVEVRPM from the coding sequence ATGTTCATTCAAACCGAAGCCACCCCCAATCCCGCCACGCTGAAGTTCATTCCCGGCCGCGTCGTGTCCGACGGCAACCCGATGGAGTTTGCGAGCCGCGAAGCCGCAACCCGTTCGCCGCTCGCGGAAAAGCTGTTCGAGGTGCCCGGCGTCACCGGTGTGTTTTACGGATCGGATTTCATCACCGTCACCAAGGCGAACGGTGAATGGCAGCAGCTCAAGCCCGCGATCCTGGGTGCCATCATGGAGCACTACATGTCCGGCGCGCCGCTGCTCGCAGGCGGCGACGCGCAGGGCGACATCGATCTCGACGACGAGGACGAGTTCTTCGACGAGGCCGATGCCGAGACGGTCGACATGATCAAGGACCTGATCGAGACACGGGTGCGGCCGGCGGTCGCCAATGACGGCGGCGACATCACCTTTCGCGGCTTCAAGGACGGAATCGTCTATCTCAACATGAAGGGCGCCTGCTCCGGCTGCCCGTCATCTACCGCAACGCTCCAGCACGGCATCCAGAATTTGCTGAAGCACTTCGTGCCTGACGTGGTCGAAGTCCGGCCGATGTAA
- a CDS encoding methyl-accepting chemotaxis protein translates to MAQVTALSKSQAVIEFNLDGTIINANQNFLDAMGYRLDEIKGKHHSMFVVSEERGSAAYREFWAKLARGEYQSAEYKRLGKGGRDIWIQASYNPIIDVTGKPVKVVKFATDITARKIRSLEDAGKISAIGRAQAVIEFNLDGTIITANDNFLDTVGYRLNEIQGQHHKMFVSAGERDSAAYREFWARLGRGEFQSGEYKRFGKGGKEVWILASYNPILDDAGKPFKVVKFATDVSAQKLSNANFAGQIEAIGKSQAVIEFDMDGKITTANQNFLSALGYTLSEIVGRHHSMFVEAGERDSEAYRAFWARLNAGEFQSGEYQRVGKGGREVWIQASYNPIRDLNGKPFKVVKYASDTTAQVIARKRSEKVRSMMESVAAGAEELNASVREIAEAMTRSRETASTAVDRVEAADQQAQRLTQAAESMSTIVQLIGNITGQINLLALNATIESARAGEAGRGFAVVASEVKNLANQAKQAADRIEQEIGNLNGISSDVVSALDAIKTAIQGVSEYVSSTAAAVEEQSTVTQDMSSSMRRAAEEAASIGQAA, encoded by the coding sequence ATGGCCCAAGTCACGGCGCTCTCGAAATCTCAGGCGGTCATTGAATTCAATCTCGACGGCACCATCATCAATGCGAACCAGAACTTCCTGGACGCGATGGGCTATCGGCTCGACGAGATCAAGGGCAAGCACCACAGCATGTTCGTGGTCTCCGAGGAACGGGGCAGTGCGGCCTATCGCGAGTTCTGGGCGAAGCTTGCCCGCGGCGAATATCAATCCGCCGAGTACAAGCGGCTCGGCAAGGGCGGCCGCGACATCTGGATTCAAGCGTCCTACAACCCGATCATCGACGTAACAGGCAAGCCGGTAAAGGTCGTCAAGTTCGCGACCGACATCACTGCGCGCAAGATTCGCAGCCTCGAAGATGCCGGAAAGATTTCCGCGATCGGTCGCGCGCAAGCCGTGATCGAGTTCAATCTCGACGGCACCATCATCACGGCCAATGATAACTTCCTGGATACTGTCGGCTATCGGCTGAATGAGATCCAGGGCCAGCACCATAAAATGTTCGTTAGCGCAGGCGAACGCGACAGCGCGGCGTATCGCGAGTTCTGGGCCAGGCTCGGTCGCGGCGAATTCCAGTCCGGCGAGTACAAGCGCTTCGGCAAGGGTGGGAAAGAGGTCTGGATCCTGGCTTCCTACAATCCGATCCTCGACGACGCCGGCAAGCCGTTCAAGGTGGTGAAGTTCGCGACCGACGTCAGCGCGCAGAAGCTGTCGAACGCGAATTTCGCCGGCCAGATCGAGGCGATCGGCAAGTCGCAGGCCGTGATCGAGTTCGACATGGACGGCAAGATCACGACTGCAAACCAAAACTTCCTCAGTGCGCTCGGCTACACGCTGTCCGAGATCGTCGGCCGGCATCACAGCATGTTCGTCGAGGCCGGTGAGCGCGACAGCGAGGCCTATCGCGCCTTCTGGGCCAGGCTGAATGCGGGCGAATTCCAGTCCGGCGAATATCAACGCGTCGGCAAGGGCGGACGGGAGGTCTGGATCCAGGCTTCCTACAATCCGATCCGCGATCTCAACGGCAAGCCGTTCAAGGTGGTGAAATACGCCTCCGACACCACCGCGCAGGTGATCGCGCGCAAGCGCAGCGAAAAGGTGCGCAGCATGATGGAATCGGTCGCCGCCGGCGCCGAGGAGCTCAATGCCTCGGTGCGCGAGATCGCCGAAGCCATGACGCGTTCGCGCGAGACCGCATCGACCGCGGTCGATCGGGTCGAGGCGGCGGATCAGCAGGCGCAGCGGCTGACCCAGGCGGCGGAATCGATGAGCACGATCGTGCAGCTGATCGGCAACATCACCGGCCAGATCAACCTGCTGGCACTCAATGCCACGATCGAATCCGCACGCGCTGGCGAGGCCGGTCGCGGTTTTGCGGTGGTCGCATCCGAGGTGAAGAACCTCGCCAATCAGGCCAAGCAGGCGGCTGACCGGATCGAGCAGGAGATCGGCAATCTGAACGGCATCTCCAGCGACGTCGTCTCGGCGCTGGACGCGATCAAGACCGCGATCCAGGGCGTCAGCGAATATGTCTCGTCAACGGCCGCCGCCGTCGAGGAGCAGAGTACGGTGACGCAGGACATGTCATCGAGCATGCGCAGGGCCGCAGAGGAAGCGGCCAGCATCGGCCAGGCGGCGTAG